From Heliomicrobium undosum, the proteins below share one genomic window:
- a CDS encoding ECF transporter S component, producing MSNMPMQYNEARPSWKSVRGIALMGVLIALSAVGAMVKIPSPVGTIGLDSAPGFFAALALGATGGMIVITLGHLLTAMVVGFPLTLPVHFFIALQMAMWAYAFRWMNERFGLTAAFVAGVFLNGVVSSLTMLLLGGWGAVMAVMPFLVAGSAVNVGLAAAAYRGMKGISYR from the coding sequence ATGAGCAACATGCCGATGCAATACAATGAAGCGCGCCCTTCTTGGAAGAGCGTCCGGGGGATCGCGCTGATGGGCGTCCTCATCGCCTTGAGCGCCGTAGGGGCGATGGTTAAAATTCCAAGTCCTGTCGGCACGATCGGCCTCGATTCGGCTCCTGGGTTCTTTGCCGCCCTGGCCCTCGGCGCCACAGGCGGGATGATCGTCATCACCCTGGGTCACCTGCTGACGGCTATGGTCGTCGGCTTTCCGCTCACCCTGCCTGTCCATTTCTTCATCGCTTTGCAGATGGCGATGTGGGCATACGCCTTCCGCTGGATGAATGAACGGTTTGGCTTGACGGCGGCCTTCGTCGCCGGTGTGTTCTTAAACGGCGTCGTCTCATCATTGACGATGCTCCTGTTAGGGGGCTGGGGAGCGGTCATGGCCGTGATGCCCTTTTTGGTAGCCGGTTCCGCCGTCAATGTGGGATTGGCGGCAGCCGCCTATCGAGGAATGAAGGGAATATCCTATAGGTAA
- a CDS encoding AIR synthase related protein, which produces MGYGGRDVEVVSLSSEQCLVVACDSCGAIGDKEFDAVQVSPYIVGIFTTRVALMEVLATGAEPVALTVTVANEPFPTGGEVIAGVRDELATIGKRDLPMVISTEKNIPTGQTGVGITVVGAVEKERLRVGRSRPGDCVYSLGWPKVGDEVVVDDGKAIALADHVRALLAHPGVHEVIPVGSKGIRAEAENLAGAVHCRIREWQASAGLDLEKSAGPSTCLVFTSGPEPPEIAGAPIHYLGRLSESDG; this is translated from the coding sequence ATGGGTTACGGGGGACGCGATGTGGAAGTGGTCTCTCTTTCCTCTGAACAGTGTTTGGTGGTGGCCTGCGACTCTTGCGGCGCCATCGGAGATAAGGAATTTGACGCCGTTCAGGTTTCTCCTTATATCGTAGGGATTTTCACCACGCGTGTCGCCTTGATGGAGGTCCTGGCAACAGGCGCTGAACCGGTTGCGCTGACAGTGACCGTCGCGAACGAACCCTTTCCCACCGGCGGCGAGGTGATTGCCGGTGTTCGCGATGAACTGGCCACTATCGGAAAGCGTGACCTGCCGATGGTCATCAGCACCGAAAAAAACATTCCCACAGGACAGACCGGCGTCGGGATCACCGTTGTCGGCGCAGTGGAGAAAGAGCGCCTGCGTGTGGGCCGTTCGCGACCCGGTGATTGTGTCTACAGTCTGGGGTGGCCCAAAGTGGGGGACGAGGTGGTGGTCGATGACGGCAAGGCGATCGCCCTGGCCGATCATGTGCGGGCGCTGCTGGCCCACCCCGGTGTCCATGAGGTGATCCCTGTCGGTTCAAAGGGGATCCGGGCGGAAGCGGAAAACCTTGCGGGGGCTGTTCATTGCCGGATCCGTGAGTGGCAGGCCAGCGCCGGCCTTGATCTGGAAAAATCGGCCGGTCCGTCCACCTGCCTCGTCTTTACCTCCGGGCCGGAACCGCCGGAGATCGCCGGCGCGCCCATTCACTATCTTGGCAGGTTGTCGGAAAGCGACGGCTGA
- a CDS encoding efflux RND transporter periplasmic adaptor subunit, with the protein MKKRISVGLLAVTLLAAGTGCGKTPEPAAPEATTQAVTVVKAERADLSNVLTFSGALAAKEELKLVPKGQGKVAHINAEVGQRVNAGDILLELDNADIQARLDAANAGVDVNKASLERARLQLEINRIALDDARRHYDRVKALFDAGAAPKSDFDAAKSALETAEKRYASDEVSVASAQALLNQSLAQVRQTEVDLENAVLRSPISGIVSARNVNVGEYLSNTAPAFTVVHIDTVEVKADLTESDVNAVRPGQEVNVKVAAAGETPFKGRIAKVSPAADEKAKTFPVWIAVDNKDYILKPGMFAEFQLPTAQKTNALTVPAEAVTIRNGAPILFVIADNKAVERKVKTGFSDGKRIEIIDGIKDGDVVATGGQMSLAEGTPVSIKEAQPATAATGGASDPAGAAVAPATAAPSDNTGASAAKGQV; encoded by the coding sequence GTGAAAAAACGAATCAGCGTCGGCCTGCTCGCCGTCACCCTGCTGGCGGCGGGGACAGGCTGCGGAAAAACGCCCGAACCGGCAGCCCCGGAGGCGACGACCCAGGCGGTCACGGTCGTAAAAGCCGAGCGGGCCGACCTGTCGAACGTGCTGACCTTCAGCGGCGCACTGGCGGCGAAAGAAGAATTGAAACTGGTTCCGAAAGGTCAGGGCAAGGTCGCCCATATCAACGCCGAAGTAGGGCAGCGGGTGAACGCCGGCGACATCCTGCTGGAACTGGACAACGCCGACATCCAGGCCCGTCTCGACGCGGCCAACGCCGGCGTCGATGTCAACAAGGCCAGCCTGGAACGGGCCCGCCTGCAATTGGAAATTAACCGGATCGCCCTCGACGATGCCCGGCGCCATTACGACCGGGTCAAAGCGCTCTTTGACGCCGGCGCTGCGCCCAAATCGGACTTCGATGCCGCCAAGAGCGCCCTGGAAACGGCAGAAAAGCGGTACGCCTCCGACGAGGTTTCCGTCGCCTCGGCACAGGCCTTGCTGAATCAAAGTCTGGCCCAGGTCCGCCAAACCGAGGTGGATCTGGAAAACGCCGTCCTGCGCTCGCCCATCTCTGGCATCGTCTCGGCCCGCAACGTGAACGTGGGCGAATACCTATCCAACACGGCGCCGGCTTTCACCGTCGTCCATATCGATACGGTCGAAGTGAAAGCAGACCTGACGGAGAGCGATGTCAACGCCGTCCGGCCCGGCCAGGAGGTCAACGTCAAGGTGGCCGCGGCCGGCGAAACCCCCTTCAAGGGACGCATCGCCAAGGTCAGCCCCGCCGCTGATGAGAAGGCGAAAACCTTCCCCGTCTGGATCGCCGTCGACAACAAGGACTACATATTAAAGCCTGGCATGTTTGCTGAGTTTCAACTGCCCACCGCGCAAAAAACGAACGCCTTGACCGTGCCGGCAGAGGCCGTGACCATCCGCAACGGTGCGCCTATCCTCTTCGTCATCGCCGACAACAAGGCGGTGGAGCGAAAGGTCAAGACCGGTTTCTCTGACGGAAAACGCATCGAGATCATCGACGGCATCAAAGACGGAGACGTCGTCGCCACTGGCGGCCAGATGTCCCTTGCTGAGGGAACACCGGTCTCTATCAAAGAGGCCCAGCCCGCTACAGCCGCAACCGGCGGCGCAAGTGACCCCGCTGGCGCCGCTGTTGCGCCGGCGACCGCCGCCCCCTCCGACAACACAGGAGCAAGCGCCGCAAAAGGGCAGGTGTAA
- a CDS encoding cell division topological specificity factor MinE, translating into MNDLFQSTDLSSESNQLILVIEDKGAEITPQLVKSLTDDMIQVIAKYIEIDRSKVKVNLATEQSLKKIVIYIPILNIRRGK; encoded by the coding sequence ATGAATGACCTTTTCCAGAGTACTGATTTGTCGAGTGAATCGAATCAATTAATCCTTGTCATTGAAGATAAAGGTGCTGAAATTACTCCCCAATTAGTAAAGTCACTAACCGATGACATGATACAAGTCATCGCCAAGTATATTGAAATTGACCGTTCAAAAGTCAAGGTCAATTTGGCTACGGAACAGAGTTTAAAAAAGATTGTCATTTACATTCCAATTCTAAATATTCGTCGTGGAAAATGA
- a CDS encoding DMT family transporter, translating to MNPFYKLILTPLIWATNFVMGRLLVVAIPAFALSSIRFAIAALIMLPLALRTHPFRRISRRSWGWIGLMAVTGVCLFNTVLYLGLRYTTSVNATLINSLSPMVTAMLVFLIDREKIQRSQAAGILLSVAGIAVVAAQGSWERLTHLSFNPGDLLVLLATALWALYTIAGRKVAQEVPVLAATGYSFAIGALLLLPMGLLDWNLSAATRQPAAPWMWGAAVYLGIFASVIAFYWWNQAVQAYGATVSSLFQNLITVYAAGIAYWGLQEPLFGYHWLGGALVFGGALLASGIFQRKEPAQEAVSSQS from the coding sequence TTGAATCCCTTTTATAAGTTGATCCTGACGCCGCTAATCTGGGCGACCAATTTTGTGATGGGGCGGCTGCTTGTCGTTGCCATCCCGGCCTTTGCCCTATCGAGCATCCGCTTCGCCATCGCCGCCCTGATCATGTTGCCGCTGGCCCTCCGCACACACCCCTTTCGGCGGATCTCCCGGCGTTCCTGGGGCTGGATCGGCCTGATGGCGGTGACGGGCGTGTGCCTGTTCAATACGGTGCTGTATCTGGGGCTCCGCTACACCACGTCTGTAAACGCCACATTGATCAATTCCCTGAGCCCGATGGTGACGGCCATGCTCGTCTTTCTCATCGATCGGGAGAAAATTCAGCGCAGCCAGGCTGCCGGCATCCTCCTGTCTGTGGCCGGCATCGCCGTGGTCGCGGCCCAGGGCTCATGGGAGCGGCTCACCCATTTGTCCTTCAATCCTGGCGACCTGCTGGTATTGCTGGCGACGGCGCTCTGGGCGCTCTACACCATCGCCGGACGCAAGGTAGCCCAGGAGGTGCCTGTCCTCGCGGCGACAGGTTACTCCTTTGCCATCGGCGCCCTGCTCTTGCTGCCCATGGGCCTGCTCGATTGGAACCTTTCCGCCGCTACCCGCCAGCCGGCGGCGCCATGGATGTGGGGCGCCGCCGTGTACCTGGGAATTTTCGCGTCGGTCATCGCCTTCTACTGGTGGAACCAGGCCGTGCAGGCCTACGGCGCCACCGTCTCATCCCTCTTTCAGAACCTGATCACCGTCTACGCCGCCGGGATCGCCTACTGGGGATTACAGGAGCCGCTCTTCGGCTATCACTGGCTCGGCGGAGCGCTGGTGTTTGGCGGGGCCTTGCTGGCGTCAGGCATTTTTCAAAGGAAAGAACCGGCACAAGAGGCGGTATCCTCGCAATCGTAA
- a CDS encoding MarR family transcriptional regulator, with translation MKEQHLNSIKDLLEVFFYNVKCAAQDIGPEYNLADGQIFLLYILWKSGTCKATFLADQIGITSGAVTGMMDKLAGMGLITRERSEKDRRVVMVTLTGEGLKTIQAVQDARFERLKGQLRELSGAELAQAVAAFEKMNGVLKPCVRGSGAAVG, from the coding sequence GTGAAAGAGCAGCACTTAAATTCCATCAAAGACTTGCTGGAGGTCTTTTTCTACAATGTGAAATGCGCCGCCCAGGATATCGGTCCGGAATACAATCTGGCCGACGGGCAGATCTTTCTATTATATATTTTATGGAAGTCGGGGACATGCAAGGCTACCTTTCTTGCCGATCAGATCGGCATCACCTCCGGCGCCGTCACCGGTATGATGGACAAACTGGCCGGCATGGGCCTGATCACGCGGGAGCGGTCGGAAAAGGACCGGCGTGTCGTTATGGTCACCCTGACCGGTGAGGGATTGAAAACGATCCAAGCGGTCCAGGACGCCCGTTTTGAACGGCTGAAGGGCCAGTTGCGGGAACTCTCCGGCGCAGAACTGGCGCAGGCGGTGGCGGCCTTTGAGAAGATGAACGGTGTGCTGAAGCCTTGTGTGCGGGGAAGCGGCGCGGCAGTGGGTTGA
- a CDS encoding efflux RND transporter permease subunit encodes MNLTQFAVKRPVAMSMIVLMFVVLGLYSYRMLGVDLYPNINAPFISVSVSYPGAGAEEVESQILKPIESAVTAISKVDKVSSQASEGFGAVIVEFELSADADQAANDVQKKVDAIKGRLPEDASDPVVIKMDFNAAPVMTLALKSHRPAQETYNLAEDLLKERLLKLPGVTDVSLVGGQRREIQVDIDKSRLQGYGLSINSVIRHLENENLNQPSGRLDQPDLEYNVRVMGQFKTIKDVENIQIPLPNGSKIPLKAIATVSDGLHEMRTISRVNGEPSIAAVVFKQNDASIVDVGDEVKKALPSIRKDLPPDVELIVARDFSDYVHNALNGTRSSIIEGIITTAIALFFFLREWRSMVTVIIAIPTSLIATLMGMYFADFSFNMMSLLGMALCIGILVDDSIVVLENIHRHRAMGKSAFNAALEGRAEIGMAAIAITLSDVVVFAPIAFMGGMVGQFFRQFGLTVVIATLFSLFISFTLTPMLSARFYMEEDPETKELKAKKRQASLYGMFLSKFRPFGARFWSMLDRLGDGFSDFYMKALHWSLRRRFTVIAVALLTFIASLTLIPLGFVGFELMPKSDQSELSVTLELPNGTPLVKTDDAVREIEAFISTIPEVKYYQSSVGFSSGHGGSSSSSHKAEVGIQLVKRAERERTMWDIADQLREFSKTFTKGTIRVIESESGGGPPGTPIQLEISGPDYDQLMAIAEQVKTIAAGIPGAKEVDTNFRLGQPEVQIAIDRLRAASYGLSVDDISRTLRSSLSGDKASVFRAGDDEYDILVRLQGLQTASIEDLKRITITNASGVQVPLSQVADVKKGSGPTEIKRIERQRTITVSGNLYKDVPQNQYNAELNKRLDQLKLPAGYSIKQAGLTQEMQEIGIELISAFLLSITLVYMVLAILYESMLTPLIRMASLPLGLIGALAALAISGKTINLFSGIGIIMMDGLVAKNGTLLIDYTNTLLERGKTLREALIEAGKTRLRPIMMTTVTMVFGMLPVAAAVTEGTEVRSAMATVLIGGLISSTVFTLLVIPVFYTLIRDFLDWRKRRNLEKLRKAVAKIETKSATM; translated from the coding sequence ATGAACTTGACCCAATTCGCCGTCAAGCGTCCCGTGGCCATGAGCATGATCGTTCTCATGTTCGTCGTGCTTGGCCTCTACAGCTACCGGATGCTCGGCGTCGATCTGTACCCTAACATCAACGCCCCCTTCATCTCTGTCAGCGTATCCTACCCCGGCGCCGGCGCTGAAGAAGTGGAAAGCCAGATCTTAAAGCCGATCGAATCGGCTGTAACCGCCATCAGCAAGGTGGACAAGGTCTCCTCCCAAGCGTCAGAAGGATTCGGCGCCGTCATTGTTGAGTTTGAACTGTCAGCCGACGCCGACCAGGCTGCCAATGACGTCCAGAAAAAGGTGGACGCCATCAAGGGTAGGCTGCCGGAAGACGCCTCCGACCCCGTCGTCATCAAGATGGACTTCAACGCCGCCCCAGTCATGACTCTGGCCCTCAAGAGCCACCGGCCGGCCCAGGAGACTTATAACCTGGCCGAGGATCTTCTCAAAGAACGCCTGCTCAAGCTCCCCGGCGTCACCGACGTGAGCCTCGTCGGCGGCCAGCGGCGGGAAATCCAGGTGGACATCGACAAGTCTCGCCTACAGGGCTACGGCCTGTCCATCAACAGCGTCATCCGCCATCTGGAAAACGAAAACCTCAACCAGCCGAGCGGTCGCCTCGACCAGCCGGACCTGGAATACAACGTGCGGGTCATGGGCCAGTTCAAAACGATCAAGGATGTAGAAAACATCCAGATCCCCCTGCCGAACGGCTCCAAAATCCCCCTCAAGGCCATCGCCACGGTCAGCGACGGCCTCCACGAGATGCGCACCATCAGCCGGGTCAACGGCGAACCCTCCATCGCCGCCGTCGTCTTCAAACAGAACGACGCCAGCATCGTCGATGTGGGCGATGAGGTGAAAAAGGCGCTGCCGTCGATCCGCAAGGACCTGCCGCCCGACGTGGAGTTGATCGTCGCCCGCGACTTTTCCGATTACGTTCATAACGCCCTTAACGGCACCCGTTCTTCGATCATCGAAGGCATCATCACAACGGCTATCGCCCTCTTTTTCTTCCTCCGCGAGTGGCGCTCCATGGTCACCGTCATCATCGCCATCCCCACATCGCTCATCGCCACCCTGATGGGCATGTACTTTGCCGACTTCAGCTTCAACATGATGTCTCTGCTGGGGATGGCCCTCTGCATCGGCATCCTCGTCGACGACTCCATCGTTGTATTGGAAAACATCCACCGCCACCGCGCCATGGGCAAATCGGCCTTCAATGCGGCACTGGAGGGGCGCGCCGAAATCGGGATGGCCGCCATCGCCATCACCCTCTCCGACGTGGTCGTCTTCGCGCCCATCGCCTTCATGGGCGGCATGGTGGGACAGTTCTTCCGCCAGTTCGGCCTCACCGTCGTCATCGCCACCCTCTTCTCCCTCTTCATCTCCTTCACCCTGACGCCGATGCTGTCGGCGCGCTTCTACATGGAAGAGGATCCGGAGACAAAGGAATTGAAGGCCAAAAAACGCCAGGCCTCCCTCTACGGCATGTTCCTGAGCAAGTTCCGCCCCTTTGGCGCCCGCTTCTGGTCCATGCTCGACCGGCTCGGTGACGGTTTCTCCGATTTCTACATGAAGGCGCTCCACTGGTCCCTGCGCCGCCGCTTCACCGTCATCGCCGTCGCCCTGCTCACCTTTATCGCCAGCCTCACCCTGATCCCCCTCGGCTTCGTTGGCTTCGAACTAATGCCCAAGTCAGACCAGTCGGAACTGAGCGTCACCTTGGAACTGCCGAACGGGACGCCCCTGGTCAAAACAGATGACGCCGTCCGGGAGATCGAGGCTTTCATCAGCACCATCCCGGAAGTGAAGTACTACCAGAGCAGCGTCGGCTTCAGCAGCGGCCACGGCGGTTCTTCCTCCTCCTCCCACAAGGCCGAGGTTGGCATCCAACTGGTGAAACGGGCGGAACGCGAACGGACCATGTGGGACATAGCCGACCAACTCCGGGAGTTCTCCAAAACCTTCACTAAAGGAACGATTCGCGTCATCGAGTCCGAATCAGGCGGTGGCCCCCCAGGGACGCCGATCCAGTTGGAGATTTCCGGCCCCGACTATGACCAGTTGATGGCTATCGCCGAGCAGGTGAAGACCATTGCCGCCGGCATCCCTGGCGCGAAGGAAGTGGACACCAACTTCCGTCTCGGCCAGCCGGAGGTGCAGATCGCCATCGACCGGCTGCGCGCCGCCTCCTACGGCCTGTCTGTCGACGACATTTCCCGGACGCTGCGCTCCTCATTGAGCGGCGACAAGGCCAGCGTGTTCCGCGCCGGTGATGACGAGTACGACATCCTCGTCCGCCTCCAGGGACTCCAGACAGCCTCCATTGAGGATTTGAAGCGGATCACCATAACCAATGCCTCCGGCGTCCAGGTGCCTCTCAGCCAGGTTGCCGATGTGAAAAAGGGCAGCGGCCCCACGGAGATCAAGCGCATCGAGCGGCAACGGACGATCACCGTTTCCGGCAACCTGTATAAAGACGTGCCCCAAAACCAGTACAACGCCGAGCTCAACAAGCGGCTCGATCAGTTGAAGCTCCCGGCCGGCTACTCGATTAAGCAGGCCGGCTTGACCCAGGAAATGCAGGAAATCGGCATCGAATTGATCTCGGCCTTCCTCCTCTCCATTACCCTGGTGTACATGGTTCTGGCCATCCTCTATGAGAGCATGCTGACACCGTTGATCCGAATGGCCTCGCTTCCCCTGGGTCTGATCGGCGCGCTGGCGGCCCTGGCCATATCAGGTAAGACGATCAATCTCTTTTCCGGCATCGGCATCATCATGATGGACGGCCTCGTCGCTAAAAACGGCACCCTGCTTATCGACTACACCAACACGCTTTTAGAACGAGGCAAAACACTGCGGGAAGCGCTGATCGAAGCCGGCAAGACGCGGCTCAGGCCGATCATGATGACCACCGTCACCATGGTCTTCGGGATGCTGCCGGTCGCCGCCGCTGTCACCGAAGGCACCGAGGTCCGCTCCGCCATGGCCACCGTCCTCATCGGCGGCCTGATCAGTTCCACCGTCTTCACCCTGCTCGTCATCCCCGTCTTCTACACCCTGATCCGCGATTTCCTCGACTGGCGCAAACGGCGCAATTTGGAAAAGCTCCGGAAAGCAGTCGCCAAGATCGAGACCAAATCGGCAACCATGTAA